The Pagrus major chromosome 17, Pma_NU_1.0 genome includes a region encoding these proteins:
- the nradd gene encoding tumor necrosis factor receptor superfamily member 16: protein MQIEKNNKVLTLILRRTNLSARGIFWRLGDMRLFVICALLLFKVTLGDACASGQFTESGQCCSLCPAGYGVEVECGKEDTKCTPCPQGKFSSSEDLSACLPCGKCPYSVPMLNSCSATQDTQCECDNGYYFFSIHGLCAPCSKCNHGHGAIRECGIQGDTLCQRCGPGTFSEELRTTKPCQTCTQCSNSEVEIRACMPNSDTLCMDKQLHILSRPAVDGPGGVEEVTKADESSPPPGTKFTPQDQGGNNNILAYVSVLAAVVLGLLLYVAYKCWRSCKQKRALSKARAAELGTSPEGEKLQSDSGVFLDSHSLQDNQPSKGTKRDSKQDNRLYVNLPPHRQEEVERLLQEGGGRGWRQLGAALGYEPEQLDLFGRGEAPAHTLLSNWAQKEGSTLGLLCSALARIERPDVVTALNCPAQGVSVV from the exons ATGcagattgaaaaaaacaacaaagttctGACTCTGATTTTGAGACGCACCAATCTGTCCGCTCGGGGGATTTTTTGGAGACTTGGAGACATGAGACTGTTTGTCATCTGCGCGCTTCTGCTGTTCAAA gTCACTCTTGGAGATGCCTGTGCCAGCGGCCAGTTCACTGAATCGGGGCAATGTTGCAGTCTGTGTCCTGCGGGCTATGGAGTGGAGGTTGAGTGTGGGAAAGAGGATACCAAGTGCACACCATGCCCACAGG GAAAATTTTCCTCATCCGAAGACCTCAGCGCTTGTCTCCCCTGTGGCAAGTGCCCATACAGTGTCCCTATGTTGAACTCTTGCTCTGCCACTCAAGACAcacagtgtgaatgtgacaatGGCTACTACTTTTTTAGTATCCACGGCCTGTGTGCGCCTTGCTCCAAATGTAATCATGGCCACGGTGCTATCCGGGAGTGTGGCATACAGGGAGACACACTGTGCCAGAGGTGTGGCCCGGGGACATTTTCTGAGGAGCTGAGGACCACCAAACCCTGCCAGACCTGCACCCAGTGCTCTAACAGTGAGGTGGAGATCCGAGCCTGCATGCCCAACTCTGACACGCTCTGCATGG ATAAGCAGCTGCACATTTTATCTCGTCCCGCTGTGGATGGACCTGGAGGTGTTGAGGAGGTGACGAAGGCAGACGAGTCCAGTCCTCCCCCTGGAACGAAGTTTACCCCACAGGATCAGGGTGGCAACAACAATATTCTGGCCTACGTATCAGTTCTGGCTGCCGTGGTGCTGGGTCTGCTTCTTTATGTGGCTTATAAGTG CTGGAGATCATGTAAACAGAAGAGGGCTCTGTCGAAGGCCCGTGCGGCTGAGTTGGGAACATCTCCAGAGGGAGAAAAGCTCCAAAGCGACAGCGGTGTTTTTCTGGACTCTCACAGCCTTCAGGACAACCAGCCCAGCAAAG GTACCAAGAGGGACAGCAAGCAGGACAATCGCCTGTACGTCAACCTACCCCcccacagacaggaagaggtGGAGCGCCTCCTGCAGGAAGGAGGGGGCCGGGGGTGGAGGCAGCTGGGCGCAGCACTGGGCTATGAGCCCGAACAGCTGGACCTGTTTGGGCGTGGAGAGGCCCCCGCTCACACGCTCCTCTCTAACTGGGCCCAGAAAGAAGGCTCCACTCTGGGACTGCTGTGTTCTGCACTGGCTCGCATTGAGAGGCCCGACGTGGTGACAGCTCTTAACTGCCCCGCGCAGGGTGTCTCTGTGGTCTGA